A section of the Tamandua tetradactyla isolate mTamTet1 chromosome 4, mTamTet1.pri, whole genome shotgun sequence genome encodes:
- the TRMT1L gene encoding tRNA (guanine(27)-N(2))-dimethyltransferase isoform X3, which yields MCICHLPCRPVKPNIIGEQMSSKMGAHYHCIICSATITRRTDMLGHVRRHVNKGETKSRYIAVSATKPPNEVLKETDTDVQVCANYSIPQKTDSYFNPKMKLNRQLIFCTLAALAKERKPLECLDAFGATGIMGLQWAKHLGNAVKVTINDLNENSVTLIQENCHLNKLKVVVDSKKNEESDDVLEEGEENLGNIKVTKMDANVLMHLRSFDFIHLDPFGTSVNYLDSAFRNIRNLGIVSVTSTDISSLYAKAQHVARRHYGCNIVRTEYYKELAARIVVAAVARAAARCNKGIEVLFAVALEHFVLVVVRVLRGPTSADETAKKIQYLIHCQWCEERIFQKDGNMVEENPYRQLPCNCHGSMPGKTAIELGPLWSSSLFNTGFLKRILFESLHHGLDDIQTLIKTLIFESECTPQSQFSVHSPSNINKQEDCGVFIKTTDDTTTDNYIAQVKRKSNEMITNLAKRQKADASTEHPPFYYNIHRHSIKGMNMPKLKKFLCYLSQAGFRVSRTHFDPMGVRTDAPLMQFKSILLKYSTPTYTGGQSEGHIQSASEDTVADRVEMSVNDKAEAGGCRRL from the exons ATGTCCAGTAAAATGGGAGCCCATTATCATTGTATTATTTGTTCAGCAACAATCACCCGAAGGACTGATATGCTAGGACATGTTAGGCGCCATGTGAATAAAGGAGAAACTAAATCCAGGTATATTGCTG TTTCTGCTACTAAACCACCTAATGAAGTTTTGaaagagacagacacagatgTACAAGTTTGTGCTAACTATTCCATACCTCAGAAAACAGATTCTTATTTTAATCCCAAAATGAAACTAAATCG GCAGCTAATATTCTGTACCTTGGCTGCTTTGGCTAAAGAACGAAAACCTTTGGAATGTCTAGATGCCTTTGGAGCCACCG GGATAATGGGATTACAATGGGCAAAACATCTTGGAAATGCAGTAAAGGTTACAATTAATGACTTGAATGAAAACTCTGTGACACTGATTCAGGAAAACTGCCATCTAAACAAGTTGAAAGTGGTGGTGGACAGCAAGAAAAACGAGGAGAGTGATGATGTTCttgaagaaggagaggaaaaccTTGGTAATATTAAAGTGACCAAAATGGATGCCAATGTACTCATGCATTTGAGATCTTTTGATTTCAT ACACCTAGACCCTTTTGGAACATCAGTGAACTATCTAGATTCTGCTTTCAGAAATATAAGAAACCTTGGTATAGTGTCAGTGACTTCTACAGATATTAGTTCTTTGTATGCTAAGGCCCAACATGTTGCCCGGCGTCACTATGGCTGTAACATTGTCCGAACTGAATACTACAAGGAACTAGCAGCCAGAATTGTGGTAGCTGCAGTAGCAAG AGCTGCAGCCCGATGTAACAAAGGCATAGAAGTACTGTTTGCAGTGGCTCTGGAACATTTTGTGTTGGTAGTTGTGAGAGTTCTGAGGGGGCCTACCTCAGCAGATGAAACTGCCAAGAAGATTCAGTACCTGATCCACTGTCAGTGGTgtgaagagagaatttttcagaAGGATGGTAATATGGTAGAAG AAAATCCATATAGACAGCTGCCCTGTAACTGTCATGGAAGCATGCCTGGAAAGACTGCAATAGAACTTGGACCTCTTTG gTCAAGTTCTCTTTTTAATACTGGATTTCTGAAAAGAATACTATTTGAATCTCTTCACCATGGGTTAGATGACATTCAGACCCTAATAAAGACATTAATCTTTGAATCAGAATGTACTCCTCAAAGTCAGTTTTCAGTTCACTCACCTTCAAATATCAACAAGCAAG aagatTGTGGTGTATTTATTAAAACTACAGATGATACCACAACAGATAATTATATCGCACAAG taaagagaaaaagcaatgaaatgatCACAAATTTAGCCAAGAGGCAAAAGGCTGATGCCAGTACTGAACATCCTCCCTTTTATTACAACATCCATAGACATAGCATTAAAGGAATGAATATGCCAAA GTTAAAAAAGTTTTTGTGCTATCTTTCTCAAGCCGGCTTTCGAGTTAGCCGAACTCATTTTGACCCAATGGGTGTTCGTACCGATGCACCTCTGATGCAGTTTAAATCTATCCTTTTAAAGTACAGCACCCCCACCTACACTGGAGGACAGTCAGAGGGCCACATCCAGTCAGCATCTGAAGATACAGTAGCTGACAGGGTTGAAATGTCAGTGAATGACAAAGCAGAAGCAGGTGGTTGCAGAAGATTGTAA